The sequence AATAAAGATGTCCATGATATCCATGTTTTGTTATACCCGGAGTACTTTAAGAAATACGAATATGAATCTATAAGTGGATTTTTCAAGAAAATCGTGAATAATCCTAATTATGATTTTCTGGTGATCAAGGGTGAACTCGAATATTTCGGGTATGCCTGGATTGAGGAAAAGGAAATAGCGGAAAGTGTGTTCATGAAGGCACACAAATTTATTTTCGTACATCAACTGAGCACTCAAAATGATTACAGACATCAGGGGCTCGGATCGCAACTTATGAACAAAATTGAAGATATCGCAAGAGAAAGAGGGATACAGAAGATTCAGTTAGATTACTGGAGCAATAATGTAATGGCACGAGAATTTTACGAGAAGAAGGGATATTCAGTTTATAGAGAATTTATTTACAAGAATCTTGAATGATCTAGGGTATCAGGTAGGAACTCATCTCGATGCAGAAGAAATCCGGAAGAAACGGCGAGCGGGAGGGTACTATGACGAACATCAAAGCGGTACTTTTTGATCTAGATAATACCATATTAGATCGAAGTAAAACATTTAGAAATTTCACTCTTTCATTTGTGAATACATATTTCAATCATGTAGAAATTACTGATCATCTAGTACGTAGAATCGTTGAGTTAGATCAAGACGGGTATAAAGACAAGGCAGAATTATTCGAAGAACTCATCGTTGAACTTCCTTGGAAAATAAGTCCTGAGTTGCCCGAATTAATGGAGTATTATGAGCTGCATTATGTACGAAATGCAACCTTGATGGAGCAAGCCCAAGAAGTTGTTCAGCATATAAAATCAAAATATAAAACGGGCTTAATCACGAATGGGAGAACCTTGATCCAGTACGGAAAAATCGACCGCATCGGATTGCGGAACGAATTCGATCTAATAGTAGTGTCAGAAGAAGTAGGCATTAAAAAACCGAATCCACAAATTTTCAAGATGGCTTTAGAAAGATTAGAGGTAAACCCGGAAGAATGCATTTACATAGGAGATCATCCAACGAACGATATTGAGGGAGCCGGCAAGGCAGGAATGAAAACCATCTGGATGCAGGTGAATCAACCATGGAACCCGGGGTTGACTATCAAACCCAATTATGAAATCAAACGATTAGGGGAATTGTTGGCGCTGCTCTAACGCAAAATCATAACCCGGAGTTATAGATCATGCTGAAGTTTAATCCTAGGGAATCCGCATTACGCGAAGTGAAAGAAGATATGATGTTCCAATGAAATCGGATGAAGGAACGATCAATTGGTAAAAGATGGGTTTTTCAAAATTAATGAAGCGATTGAAAACGTAAGAGATGACGATCAAATCGAGGAGTTGTTATTTTCAAGAATTTAGAATGGAAGTGATGCTATGGCCGGTAATTACTACATCATAACGGGAGCATCTAGAGGTCTCGGCGAATCTCTGACCAGACGGTTGTTGCAGGAGGATCATGTAGTTTATGGTTTATCGAGAACCGAGAACAGAGAAGTTGCAGCGTTCGCTCGAAGCGGAGGGTTTAAGTACCGGTATCGCCCTGTCGATCTAGCGTTTCCGGAAGAGGCTAGTAAAGTGTTGCATGAAATCCTCTCCGATATCCCATCGGCGGAAGCGGGAACGATCTCGTTGATCAATAATGCCGCGACCGTGTCTCCCCTTACGGATTTATCGAGTTGCTCGGATGAAGATATCGTCAGGAATATAAATATAAACTTTACTTCTCCCGTTGTACTCCAATCTACTTTCCTTAGAATGACTTCGGACAGCGTGAAAAAGCGGATGGTCGTGAATATCACTTCAGCTTCGGCGCAGTTCCCTGCCGGCGGCATGAGCTTGTATTGCTCGGCGAAAGCCGGGTTGGACATGCTTACGAAATGCGCCGCTTTGGAGCAAGTCGGGGAAAATCCAGTAAAGATTATTGCGGTCGACCCCGGAATGATGGACACCTCCATGCAATCGACTGCAAGGGAAGCGAATATCGGACTATCGGATTACTTCAAAGCACAGAAGCTCGAAGGGAAATTGAAGGGGACAGACGCAGTAGCTAAGGAAATCATATCCTTATTAGGTAGGTACTTATTGGAATATAGAGGAGATGGAGAACATATTCAAAAATCGAATCGAATCGATTGACGAGCTAGAAATCCTTCGTTCCGAAATAGGGTATCCTAGCAAATTCGCGGCGATTAAGGTCGTTCATTCGTTGGATATTCATAGTATAGATTTTATTCGAAAGTCCCCTTTCATCGTAATAGCGACTTCGAATCAGGAAGGGGAATGCGATGCATCTCCGAGAGGGGATGCAGCAGGCTTCGTACATATCATCGACGAGAAACATATATTCATACCGGAGAGACCGGGGAATAAACGGATGGACTCCATCAGGAATATTTTGACGAATCCCAACGTTGGGATCATCTTTATGATTCCCGGGATGGAAGAGACCTTCCGTGTGAACGGCAAAGCATGCGTAAGCCGAGATCAAGAGCTTCTCGATAAAACCGCCGCGAACGGAAAGCTTCCGCTCCTGGGCATCGGCGTTGCGATCGAAGAATGCTTCATGCATTGCGGGAAGGCTTTCAAGCGTTCCGGATTGTGGGATCCAGGGCGATGGTTGCCCAGGAGCGACGTGCCTTCCGCTGCTAGAATCATTGCCGCGCATGTAGGCGATAAAATACAAATTACCGAAGAGGAAGTCGAACAATCGTTAAACGAAAGCTATACCAAGCGATTATATTAACTCCATAGGTAGGAGGCGATCGAACATGCCTATCGTTGACCGTTACGATCCCAACACTGAATCGGGTTTGGGCTATAAGTTATTTATTCCCAAAGTCCTTGCCGAACGAGGGTTTCCCTTTCATCTTATTTCTTCATGGGATAAAAAAAAGGGGGAACGACTTGAGCTTATTGAACGGATATGGACTTCCGGCGTTCGCGGAGCGAACGGAAGACTTTCCTTTTCTCGTCATGGCGCCTCAGTGCCCTTCGGATACGCTAGTGTCTCCGGAGTTTACGAGATATCCCGGGCTTAAGCATTCTATTATGGAGGAAACGTTCTCTAACCCCGAGTTGTTCGAATGGCTGTTGAAGCACTACCGATAACGAAACGAAGGAGAAGATGACGAAAAGATGAGCATAACCCAAATCTATATGATTCGGCATGCGGAATCCCCATTCGTATTCGGCGAAGAACGATCGAGAGGCTTGTCGGAGGAAGGGTTCGAAGCAGCGAAGAAAGTCGCGGATCGATTAGAGTCGGAACCGATTCACAGCATTGTTTCAAGCAACTACGTTAGGGCGAAACAGACGGTGCAGCGGTTAGCGGAGCGTAAGAACTTGCCGATCGTCGAATACGAGGAGCTGCGGGAGAGACCCATCAAAGGGTTGGATTATCAAGCGCCATGGGAGGAGCTGCTCGCCGCGATCGAGAAGTCGTTCGAGGATCCGGACTTTGCGCTGGAAGGCGGTGAATCTACGAGACAGGCGCAAGAGAGGGCGATTCCCGTCGTTCGAACACTGCTCAAAGAATACGAGGGGAAGAGCGTCGCGATCGGCACGCACGGGAACATCATGACCATCATGATGAATTATTTCGATCCTTCCTATGGATTCGAGTTCTGGAATCGTACCTCGAAGCCGGATATTTATAGGATGACGTTCGTTGACGGACGATTGGACAAGATCGACCGATTGTGGGAGGAGGTCTGACGATGGCGACGCACCGGATTGAATTGTCGCAGCAATCGCTTATCGGTTCGTTCACGAGAGAAGCGCCTCCGATCATCTCCGTATCGTCCGGCGACACGATTCGTTTCGAGACGCTGGATGCAGGTTGGGGGACGGGAGGGAGCAATACGGATCGGAGGAAGCCATTTCCCAGAAGGGAAAAGGTCGACGGCGGTCAT is a genomic window of Paenibacillus antri containing:
- a CDS encoding pyridoxamine 5'-phosphate oxidase family protein, with the translated sequence MENIFKNRIESIDELEILRSEIGYPSKFAAIKVVHSLDIHSIDFIRKSPFIVIATSNQEGECDASPRGDAAGFVHIIDEKHIFIPERPGNKRMDSIRNILTNPNVGIIFMIPGMEETFRVNGKACVSRDQELLDKTAANGKLPLLGIGVAIEECFMHCGKAFKRSGLWDPGRWLPRSDVPSAARIIAAHVGDKIQITEEEVEQSLNESYTKRLY
- a CDS encoding GNAT family N-acetyltransferase translates to MEIVKTLDHEIIARLNKDVHDIHVLLYPEYFKKYEYESISGFFKKIVNNPNYDFLVIKGELEYFGYAWIEEKEIAESVFMKAHKFIFVHQLSTQNDYRHQGLGSQLMNKIEDIARERGIQKIQLDYWSNNVMAREFYEKKGYSVYREFIYKNLE
- a CDS encoding SDR family NAD(P)-dependent oxidoreductase — translated: MAGNYYIITGASRGLGESLTRRLLQEDHVVYGLSRTENREVAAFARSGGFKYRYRPVDLAFPEEASKVLHEILSDIPSAEAGTISLINNAATVSPLTDLSSCSDEDIVRNININFTSPVVLQSTFLRMTSDSVKKRMVVNITSASAQFPAGGMSLYCSAKAGLDMLTKCAALEQVGENPVKIIAVDPGMMDTSMQSTAREANIGLSDYFKAQKLEGKLKGTDAVAKEIISLLGRYLLEYRGDGEHIQKSNRID
- a CDS encoding HAD family hydrolase, coding for MTNIKAVLFDLDNTILDRSKTFRNFTLSFVNTYFNHVEITDHLVRRIVELDQDGYKDKAELFEELIVELPWKISPELPELMEYYELHYVRNATLMEQAQEVVQHIKSKYKTGLITNGRTLIQYGKIDRIGLRNEFDLIVVSEEVGIKKPNPQIFKMALERLEVNPEECIYIGDHPTNDIEGAGKAGMKTIWMQVNQPWNPGLTIKPNYEIKRLGELLALL
- a CDS encoding histidine phosphatase family protein — its product is MSITQIYMIRHAESPFVFGEERSRGLSEEGFEAAKKVADRLESEPIHSIVSSNYVRAKQTVQRLAERKNLPIVEYEELRERPIKGLDYQAPWEELLAAIEKSFEDPDFALEGGESTRQAQERAIPVVRTLLKEYEGKSVAIGTHGNIMTIMMNYFDPSYGFEFWNRTSKPDIYRMTFVDGRLDKIDRLWEEV